One window of Anaerolineales bacterium genomic DNA carries:
- a CDS encoding FecR domain-containing protein, with amino-acid sequence MYRKNLIVLLLAFSLTFAGCQTNEETPPLSATLSELSGLVEMKQAEEAAFAEVNAGSILNVNGQIQTGDDGRVRLDLSSGTIVRVTPSSVFTLISNEETDGGLYTKIKLELGRIFIILNGGQADVETPSGVASVRGSYMKVEIDPVTGDIHITCLEGTCSATNPDGVQVIFTNGQSVILFHQEEDGTWRSPLLGGMTFEDFEEWIQNNNDSETKKYYDEGIAKLLAATTEAPTEEPTETPTEPPTEAPTESSGGGGGACSQPQAPADGSTLGKAGKQAFSWSETPGAEYYILTFVNENGSTAIIQTTDPGAEFYIEVLPLGGNYEWFVTAYGSNGTPLCTSASVNFSKPKADPTQKPKPEDNPGPRQPTEPPPTEPPAIEEYCSPYCGGE; translated from the coding sequence ATGTACAGAAAAAACCTTATCGTACTACTGCTTGCCTTCTCCCTGACGTTTGCGGGCTGCCAGACCAATGAAGAAACACCGCCGCTTTCCGCGACGCTGAGCGAGCTCTCGGGCCTGGTGGAAATGAAACAGGCGGAAGAAGCCGCCTTTGCGGAGGTGAACGCCGGGTCGATCTTGAACGTGAACGGGCAGATCCAAACCGGCGATGACGGGCGCGTGCGCCTCGATCTTTCTTCGGGCACGATCGTGCGCGTGACGCCTTCCTCGGTCTTTACCCTGATCTCGAACGAGGAAACCGATGGCGGTCTTTATACAAAGATCAAACTTGAATTGGGAAGGATCTTCATCATCCTGAACGGCGGGCAGGCGGATGTGGAAACGCCCTCCGGCGTGGCTTCGGTGCGCGGGTCCTATATGAAAGTTGAGATCGACCCGGTCACCGGCGATATTCACATCACCTGCCTCGAAGGGACCTGCTCGGCAACCAACCCGGACGGAGTGCAGGTCATCTTTACGAACGGGCAAAGCGTGATCCTTTTCCACCAGGAGGAGGACGGCACGTGGAGATCGCCATTGCTCGGCGGGATGACGTTCGAAGATTTCGAAGAATGGATCCAAAACAACAACGACAGCGAAACGAAGAAATATTACGACGAGGGCATCGCCAAACTTTTAGCCGCGACAACCGAGGCGCCGACCGAAGAACCGACCGAGACTCCCACCGAGCCGCCCACTGAAGCGCCGACAGAATCTTCGGGCGGCGGAGGCGGCGCATGTTCCCAGCCCCAAGCTCCCGCCGATGGCAGCACCCTCGGCAAAGCCGGGAAGCAGGCATTCTCCTGGAGCGAAACGCCCGGCGCGGAGTATTACATCCTGACCTTCGTTAATGAAAACGGAAGCACGGCGATCATCCAGACGACAGACCCCGGCGCGGAATTCTACATCGAAGTCCTGCCGCTCGGCGGGAACTACGAGTGGTTCGTGACCGCCTACGGCTCGAACGGGACCCCGCTCTGCACCAGCGCTTCGGTCAATTTCTCCAAGCCGAAAGCGGACCCGACCCAAAAGCCAAAACCGGAAGACAATCCAGGTCCGCGGCAGCCGACAGAACCGCCGCCAACAGAGCCGCCTGCAATTGAGGAATATTGTTCTCCCTACTGCGGAGGCGAATAA
- a CDS encoding adenylate/guanylate cyclase domain-containing protein encodes MQRESKPVNASTSSPVRAGLAQAGQRLRIILLIGTALILLLTQAIATFTDITTPLERLEYSIQDTFVRMRGAEEPSGEIVIVAIDDQSFNWTGLQWPWPRSYLAGIVDQINQGGGRVVGVDVFLFEPDESQPENDGALARSLGESPSSAAVMQILRGTGEGFVTESRVLPLSIYRDVLDGMGITSVRRDEDAIVRSVSAYDSYQGEIYPHWAFEIARLYSNAEPPVFSASSVEFNGQSAPLSSGLLPVYFAGPAGTYPTYSASDVHDGITLEQDPDAFRGRIVLIGATSITLQDIYPTPFSARNTTPGVEVVANTVDTILNGKYIAYAPPWMSLLIIVGAALLAFFITLSKRPSLTISLLALAALAYWLLAFLLFLQQRYVLPVAAPEGMLFLGVVLPTLEQAVSQEREKRRVRNLFSRFISPEMVDQMMKTQDINSLNKRADLTIIFSDIRGFTTLSEKMTPEGVVALLNPYLEAMSQVIYKHGGTVDKYEGDAIIAFFGEPVPYKDHAVRALRAALDMRTALAELKEKWADEGRPSQIEMGVGINSGEVFVGLLGSAQRINYTVIGDNANLAARLQDLTKTYAWPILVSESTYQQVKDEFDAELADAVTVKGKTKAVNVYKVLGRKDAPEGERLKAWTQDQVTPKG; translated from the coding sequence ATGCAAAGAGAATCCAAGCCGGTCAACGCTTCGACAAGCTCACCTGTGCGTGCGGGATTGGCGCAGGCAGGGCAACGCCTGCGCATCATCCTCCTGATCGGCACGGCGCTGATTCTTCTCCTCACGCAGGCGATTGCAACTTTCACCGACATCACCACGCCGCTCGAACGGCTGGAATATTCAATCCAGGATACGTTCGTGCGCATGCGCGGCGCGGAAGAACCATCGGGCGAGATCGTCATCGTTGCGATCGACGACCAATCCTTCAACTGGACGGGACTGCAATGGCCCTGGCCCCGTTCGTATCTTGCCGGAATCGTGGACCAGATCAACCAGGGCGGCGGCAGGGTCGTCGGCGTGGATGTATTTCTCTTCGAGCCGGATGAGAGCCAGCCGGAGAATGACGGAGCGCTTGCGAGGTCGCTGGGAGAAAGTCCCTCCTCGGCGGCGGTGATGCAGATCCTGCGCGGCACCGGTGAGGGATTCGTGACCGAGTCGCGCGTCCTGCCGCTTTCCATCTATCGCGATGTATTGGACGGCATGGGCATTACCTCCGTCCGCCGCGATGAAGACGCGATCGTGCGGAGCGTCTCGGCATATGATTCATACCAGGGAGAGATTTACCCGCACTGGGCGTTCGAGATCGCGCGCCTGTATTCGAACGCCGAACCGCCCGTCTTCAGCGCTTCGAGCGTGGAATTCAACGGGCAGAGCGCGCCATTGAGTTCGGGCTTGCTGCCGGTCTATTTTGCGGGACCCGCCGGGACCTACCCGACCTATTCCGCATCGGATGTGCATGACGGCATCACGCTCGAACAGGACCCGGACGCCTTCCGCGGCAGAATCGTGTTGATCGGCGCGACCTCGATCACCTTGCAGGATATCTACCCAACCCCCTTCTCGGCAAGGAATACCACACCGGGCGTGGAAGTCGTCGCCAACACGGTGGATACGATCCTCAACGGCAAATACATCGCGTATGCTCCGCCGTGGATGTCGCTCCTCATCATCGTTGGAGCGGCGCTGCTGGCATTCTTTATCACGCTTTCCAAACGCCCGTCGTTGACGATCTCGCTGCTGGCTCTCGCGGCTCTGGCATATTGGCTGCTGGCATTCCTCCTGTTCCTCCAGCAACGATATGTATTGCCGGTCGCCGCGCCCGAAGGGATGCTCTTTCTCGGAGTCGTCCTGCCGACCCTCGAACAAGCCGTCTCGCAGGAGCGCGAAAAACGGCGCGTGCGTAACCTGTTCAGCCGCTTCATCTCACCCGAAATGGTGGACCAGATGATGAAGACGCAGGACATCAACTCGTTGAACAAACGCGCCGACCTGACGATCATCTTCTCGGACATCCGCGGCTTCACGACCCTTTCCGAAAAAATGACGCCGGAGGGGGTGGTGGCATTGCTCAACCCGTATCTCGAAGCGATGTCGCAGGTGATTTACAAACACGGCGGCACAGTGGATAAATACGAAGGCGACGCCATCATCGCGTTCTTCGGCGAGCCCGTGCCGTATAAAGACCACGCCGTCCGCGCGCTGCGCGCCGCATTGGACATGCGCACCGCTTTGGCGGAGTTGAAGGAGAAATGGGCGGACGAGGGACGACCGAGCCAGATCGAAATGGGAGTCGGCATCAACTCGGGCGAAGTGTTCGTGGGCTTGCTCGGCTCGGCGCAGCGCATCAATTACACGGTGATCGGCGACAACGCCAACCTCGCCGCGCGTTTACAAGACCTGACCAAGACCTACGCCTGGCCCATCCTGGTCAGCGAGAGCACGTATCAACAGGTGAAAGACGAATTCGACGCGGAACTTGCAGACGCGGTGACCGTAAAAGGCAAAACGAAAGCGGTGAATGTGTACAAGGTCCTCGGGCGCAAAGATGCGCCGGAGGGCGAAAGGCTCAAGGCGTGGACCCAGGACCAGGTCACGCCGAAAGGATGA
- a CDS encoding redox-sensing transcriptional repressor Rex encodes MNARKIPDIIIGRLPVYLRALQRMADMGLKTTSSQELGEHVGISAAQIRKDISQFGEFGKQGTGYSIEYLIDKLREILKVNRIWEVAVVGAGDMGHALANYQGFRDRGFHIVAIFDRDKDKVGEKIGDFRVEDAETMVERIRQLGVKVAMLTVPAPSAQAVADQLVQAGVKAILNYAPISLNVPGGVKVQYIDPSTHLQRMTYYL; translated from the coding sequence ATGAACGCGAGGAAGATTCCCGACATCATCATCGGACGATTGCCCGTGTACCTGCGGGCGCTTCAACGCATGGCAGACATGGGTTTGAAGACCACGTCGTCGCAGGAGCTGGGCGAGCATGTGGGTATTTCGGCGGCGCAGATCCGCAAGGATATTTCGCAGTTCGGTGAGTTCGGCAAGCAGGGGACGGGGTATTCCATCGAGTATCTGATCGATAAACTGCGCGAGATCCTGAAGGTGAACCGCATTTGGGAAGTGGCGGTGGTCGGCGCGGGCGATATGGGTCACGCGCTGGCGAATTACCAGGGGTTCCGCGACCGGGGGTTTCATATTGTGGCGATCTTCGACAGGGACAAGGATAAGGTGGGGGAAAAGATCGGCGATTTCAGGGTGGAAGACGCCGAGACGATGGTGGAGCGCATCCGCCAACTGGGGGTGAAGGTGGCGATGCTGACGGTGCCCGCTCCGTCGGCTCAAGCGGTGGCGGACCAGCTGGTGCAGGCGGGGGTGAAGGCGATCTTGAACTATGCGCCGATCAGTTTGAACGTGCCAGGCGGGGTGAAGGTGCAGTACATCGACCCATCCACCCATTTGCAGAGGATGACGTATTATTTGTAG
- a CDS encoding alpha/beta fold hydrolase: MYKKKYGVLIIHGLTASPDTVREIEPSVKQLGVPYRMPTLRGHGARSPEALRGVTWHEWLSDAECALQDLLTESEKVIVIGHSMGGLVALNLAADSQGEIESLILVAAAVQPASPLAPGQPLHFLSPVVGKLLKKWDFPPVYADSALASGNPNYLWAPMDAVLSFLDFTGTTRTRLSHIQPPTLILQSRNDSLVAPVSANIIYNGISTPTEQKEIVWFEKTNHEMFRDCEREAVVDVIIKYIKQRIGAE, translated from the coding sequence GTGTACAAGAAAAAATATGGTGTTCTGATCATTCATGGTCTAACGGCGAGCCCTGATACCGTCCGCGAAATTGAGCCTTCAGTAAAACAATTAGGAGTGCCCTATCGAATGCCCACCTTGCGAGGTCATGGCGCACGCTCTCCCGAAGCGCTGCGGGGCGTCACCTGGCATGAATGGTTATCGGATGCTGAATGTGCCCTCCAAGATCTACTGACGGAATCTGAGAAAGTCATTGTGATTGGACACAGTATGGGTGGATTGGTGGCATTAAACTTGGCTGCCGACAGCCAAGGCGAAATCGAAAGTCTTATTCTTGTCGCCGCGGCGGTTCAACCAGCATCACCACTCGCTCCAGGTCAGCCATTGCATTTCCTCTCCCCTGTGGTTGGCAAATTGCTCAAGAAGTGGGATTTTCCTCCAGTCTATGCCGACTCCGCTCTCGCCTCTGGCAATCCCAATTATCTCTGGGCTCCAATGGATGCCGTTCTCTCCTTTCTGGATTTCACTGGAACGACTCGTACTCGATTGTCGCACATACAACCCCCGACCCTTATTCTACAAAGCCGCAACGATTCCTTGGTCGCACCAGTCAGTGCGAATATTATCTACAATGGTATCTCAACACCAACAGAACAAAAGGAGATTGTCTGGTTTGAGAAAACCAACCATGAAATGTTCCGCGACTGTGAACGGGAAGCTGTGGTTGATGTAATCATAAAGTACATCAAGCAACGGATCGGAGCGGAATAG
- a CDS encoding CPBP family intramembrane metalloprotease: MTRMTNQSAFVIKPMSFWKALLYFGLSALLFRISLYNGTPALMRLGLTPFKANIVSFTLPLAILFALAFGFYKRDGYPLSWSNIKTRFRLLPMTGKDWLWAIGGLVVTFLSIGMVSFTAQLLIAALPAIAPPDFFTPWQTPGVPISAVVFADFIGSPLKGNWGVVILLFIQLFFNIFGEELWWRGYILPRQEKAHGKWAWLVNGLLWLLWHVAFYPWQILALLPICLALPYIAQRQQNTWVAIIIHLQNGIFQFIILAMVLGLA; encoded by the coding sequence ATGACTAGGATGACCAACCAAAGCGCTTTCGTTATCAAGCCCATGTCTTTCTGGAAAGCACTACTCTATTTTGGACTGTCTGCACTTCTCTTTCGAATCTCCCTCTACAATGGCACGCCAGCCCTAATGCGCTTGGGGCTAACTCCATTCAAAGCCAATATAGTTTCCTTCACTCTACCACTGGCAATCTTGTTTGCTCTCGCATTTGGTTTTTACAAACGCGATGGTTATCCACTTTCATGGAGCAATATTAAGACACGCTTCCGATTGCTCCCAATGACGGGAAAAGATTGGCTTTGGGCAATCGGAGGGTTGGTCGTGACCTTTTTGAGCATTGGAATGGTGTCATTTACCGCGCAGTTGCTGATTGCAGCCCTTCCTGCCATCGCTCCGCCAGATTTCTTTACCCCTTGGCAAACACCTGGCGTACCTATTAGCGCAGTCGTATTCGCTGATTTTATCGGATCCCCACTGAAAGGTAATTGGGGGGTAGTCATCCTTTTATTCATCCAGTTGTTCTTTAATATTTTTGGTGAAGAATTATGGTGGCGTGGATATATCTTGCCACGCCAAGAAAAGGCGCACGGTAAATGGGCTTGGCTGGTAAATGGTCTGTTGTGGCTACTATGGCATGTCGCTTTTTACCCCTGGCAAATATTGGCTTTATTGCCTATTTGTCTTGCCCTTCCATATATAGCGCAACGACAGCAGAACACGTGGGTCGCAATTATTATTCACTTACAGAACGGAATATTCCAGTTCATTATCTTGGCAATGGTTCTTGGTCTCGCATGA
- a CDS encoding GNAT family N-acetyltransferase, translating to MKIIEVQTPAEMEQINELFREYYKFLAREHGLDISYQGIEDELANLPGKYATPKGRLILAIEANHAVGCAALRPIDEQICELKRMYVLPQYREQGVGRTLAQTLIEDARQIGYHLMRLDTGNFLTSAIKLYESLGFKQIEPYSEVPEEIHKIAIFMELDLGSSH from the coding sequence ATGAAGATAATTGAAGTCCAAACTCCCGCTGAGATGGAACAAATCAATGAACTATTTCGCGAGTATTATAAATTCCTGGCGCGTGAGCATGGATTGGATATTTCCTACCAAGGCATTGAAGATGAACTCGCCAACCTACCTGGAAAATATGCAACACCAAAAGGCAGATTGATATTAGCAATCGAAGCAAATCACGCTGTTGGATGTGCAGCCTTGCGTCCCATTGATGAACAGATTTGTGAATTGAAACGCATGTATGTCTTACCGCAATATCGAGAGCAGGGTGTGGGAAGAACGCTTGCACAGACACTCATCGAAGATGCTCGGCAAATTGGTTATCACCTTATGCGATTGGACACAGGTAACTTTCTAACATCAGCGATAAAATTATACGAATCTTTAGGCTTCAAACAAATAGAGCCTTATAGCGAAGTACCAGAAGAAATACATAAGATAGCAATCTTCATGGAGTTGGATTTGGGAAGTAGTCATTAA
- a CDS encoding AbrB/MazE/SpoVT family DNA-binding domain-containing protein gives MLTKVQKWGNSLALRIPKAFAVDAQLENDSFVEISIVKGKIIVTPVPAPSWTLEELLAGITKDNLHNEIDTGSAVGNEVW, from the coding sequence ATGCTCACAAAAGTTCAGAAATGGGGCAACAGCCTTGCCCTCCGAATACCTAAAGCCTTTGCGGTTGACGCTCAATTAGAAAATGATTCTTTCGTAGAAATAAGCATCGTAAAAGGCAAGATTATTGTTACGCCAGTTCCAGCGCCGAGCTGGACGCTTGAAGAATTACTTGCAGGTATCACGAAAGACAATCTCCACAATGAAATAGATACGGGTTCTGCC